CAAATCACGGTGTATTGGAATCGAATTAGAACTGTGGGTCCATTTATCGATCACTATTCCTTTCAATATCTACGCACAAGTCCTGGACTCATGTAGGCACCATCctcaaaaaaaaagaaaaatcatatgaaaataatattggaaaatgtAATAGAAAATATAAGCTCATTGGACAGCaagtattataattaatttgtcATGCTTTTGAACGTATATAGACAAAATAAGCAGCAGATTTTTTAGGTGGTTTGTGTAGAAAAAATGAAACTTGAGAACTATTATAGTTAGGACCACCAAAACTCGTAACTAGAAACAGTATTGGTTGTTACAACATTATCAATTGCTATTAGTCTGGGGAAGTCCAGTTTTCCAGATGAGCCctgacaaatttattttttcttttgaacTAAAGAGTGAAAATCTAAATATTGATGTAGCAATTAAAACTAGCTACTTAATCGGTGTTTTAATAAACAATTTCAAGAGTTTTAATtggattgtttttatttttacgTTAGGCCTAGTGCAGGATTTAATTTTACAATCATAAGAAAAAATGATTCAGTAttttagtttatattttatataatttttactgattattgaaagaaaaattcacAAATTCTAAGCATTGAATGCTCTAAGTTTATAGGTAGCCTATGTACGGTAAGTCGTCAGAATGTTTAGATTCAATAAATTTACTTTAGTAcaagttttaaatataaatttgttattggaaaataaatctAAGTTTACCACAATGTGTAATACCTATAATAATTATCCCTTGTTAGAGTAAGTCAAAGCAGCAGTTCTAAGTCATGCACTAATGCACTAACTTAGAGGGGTTAGAAAGGTTTCAATGAATTTTAGATTATTGTTTATGGAAACTATGCTTTAGATTATTGAGGATTGATTactattattggaaatataaatttgaattatataataattgtaaggTAACAGGTTGCTTTagcaaacattttgaatttagttgaTAGGTTGTTTTAAAATTCAGTACTTTTGATTCAAATAACGTCTGATTTTTGAACGGTATAGTGCTGGTTTTTGAAGGTATTTTGTGTTAGTGATAAGTGTTAtcaaaatgtaataaaatttaCTAACCAAGTGTAGCACAGAGTTGACAAGATCCCGGTTCGACACCTGTCCCACCTTGATAAACGCTGTCAGCAGGCCAAACTTCAAATTGTCTTCCATCGCTATTCTAACCACTTCCTCCGGCCGCTTTAGTTCGCCGTGCGGCGGAGCTTTTATTTCCGACATATTTCGGATATTATTATCGTCAAATTGTCACCGAAAACATCAGAACAAACACTTCACATCAATGAAAACACGGACTTCACTAGTCAACACGAGACATAACAGATAACACTATCTGCCATTTTGGAAACTGACAGACGACTCAGGAGTACCAACCTACCAACCTTCAATAATCGCTGGTGCTGTCAAGattcaaagaaaaatttatccaattgatttattagttgaaaCTACTTTTCATTTGATTGATATCTGGTGCATAATAAATTCCAATTCCTAATCTTAATTGTTTAATTCTCAACTcgaataattttcaaacaacGCACCTttgtttcaattcaaaactCTGTCTCTACACCAAATAACAAACATAACCTACTCACTGGTTTAAAATCCAAATTTTTTtcgtggaaaatcaaaataaatacaacaaattaattgttcaaataaGAAAGATGGTTGAAGCTTTTGTTTGTAGAATGACGTAATTTATGAGTCAGAGGAAAGTAGAAAAGCGCTGTCAACGGTGAAGAGCGAACACTTGGCATCAGTTGTTTCTCTTGTTTGCATTTGTGTTGCAGGTGTAGTTCGAAAATGTCGGCTATTGAGGTGCAAAGAACCAACGTAAGTTTTAATTTTAATCTTTATTTTAATCAATCTGTCATTTTCATGTTTTGTTCGTACATTTTATTTCCAATCTTGACTTGGTTCGTCCACTGTTACTTGATTATTATACAAAAGATGCCTCCAAAACACATCACGACTACGGGGCGTTGGTTGTTTCACTGTctgttatcattttatttacattttttcgcTCATTCTAATGAATCTTTCATGAACCTATATCTTGATCaacaattaatttataatttgaagagaaaatatgTATTAGCTCAATGAAAATCGACAACTAACAACCAAATATCAATTGTAGGTTATCTTGAACTTTCATTTTCTACCTAATGTGATTGTTTTATTAGGAGAAAGCTACGTTTTCTAATGCCAAATGAAAGTAAATTTGTTGATAATGTTAAAGGTTTGACTTGTATTTGTAGATGGCTTTGATTGTTATCAACTGCTAAAGACTTGTTGGCATTTTATGCAAAACGGTTAGgttaattaaaatttatttagaaCCCTTGTCAAAGCTGTATCCTGTATGACTATTCTCTTTAGAATATTGTCCATCGAGTAAGTTCTAATTTACATCTTTAGtttcttattatttgaatttttccatACTTGAGAAACTGAATAGCCTATTGAATTAAATGGTATTCCTTTTTTTTTCTCAACTATTTGCACTCTAATGTCTTTAGTAGCCTACAAACCACAGACAATCTAAAAGgtaaattcattataattaatCTACAGTTTTCTTAgattatacattttatttactgacttgaaaaatattatttcaggCCACGCGTTAAAAACCCTTACTTTAAACTACCTACGTCTTTTTGTTCTCCGTTTACTTATATCTATTTAAACATTCAAGGAGCAGTTCTTCTGCTTGAAAAATTTCTCtagtaaaaattgaatttatttcctttccAGGAAAATAAGTTAGATTTATAAAACTAGCCTATTTAAACAGGAACTTGAACAGCAAAATTTAGTAAACCTATAAGTTTTTCTTCCaatcatttattttaattaattaattcacaaataatcaatGTTGAAACTCAAGCTGTATTATTTAagctgtttaatttttttttcttaattacaAATAGCCTACATTTTTCACTACTAAACCAcccatattatcattttttaatttttgcagGTAGAGAATAATCTCCGAAATTTGAAACTCTCTGGACATGTAGGCTTTGACAGTCTTCCGGAGCAGCTTGTTAGTAAATCCATACAAAATGGGTTTATCTTCAATATTCTCTGCATTGGTAAGTCAACTCATACTGGacctattaatttatttttaaaaatcataagTTAATAGATTGAGAACATTCAGTCTTCTCATTGAATTATCCAACTCATCATATGTAGGCTATTATAAGTATCAACTAAACTTTGAGCGAATAACTTTAATAAAAGTAGATGAATCAAGAAATTAGAAGAGATGCAATTTATGAAATGTCTTACTGAATAAACTTTGGCTATAACTAAGGACAGTAATATTAATAATCCAACCTCATGGGGTAGCCTCATATACTTGTATCGATCTGTTCTTGCGGTGAATGTCTTTATAAATGTCAAACACTTGGAATACTGCCTAAAGCCAAACTCACTTGCGTCGTTGACATTTGAAGGAAATCATAATCatgaaatgtctatttcctACATTTATTGCTTGACTTTCTTTGTAGTACAGTAATGGATTAGATTAGATGGCTTACTTTGTTCGATATCCATATTGAGCATAAAGACTTTGGCTTTTTCACTTCTGTGTTCTTCATTTAAACAAGATCAACTACTGATTAACGACTTCAAACGCTTTCTCATTTCTTGTGACATTTTACAGTCATTTAATTACGGTTAAATTTAATTGACATACCAGGAGTGAAAATTAGTAGCAaccaataattcattcattgaaaaaaatgaaatagatatcCATGAATGATAGgccaatcctattatattaagcgagcaatttctgtatatctctttatatttttatatctggttatttatgttcaacggatttcgaaaacggctcttaacgattttcacgaaatttggaacatagtaggtttatgatataaaaattcgattgcactaggtctcatccttgggaaaactcgctgaacgacattaaaaggataattcatccttggctgaaacagctgagactttcgtcgtctgtggatagtaaaaagtgagcgagtgagtctgttgaaaatcaaaatatcgcacccccgaaattcataagctgacgtatagccagctgtaaaaatataaacacgatcattttagagaatttattgtgttctgtttatcgataaataaaaataacgagcgaagctcggtgccccgatattttacaTTTAAATTTCACTCACCTCCATTTAACAAGTTTGCTTAGAATAATGGTAGAGCTGAAgtcttttaaataaaaaggcTTGAATATTGTCTTGATCACTCATTATACAACGATAAATGACAGACATTGTTTAATAAGTAAAATTGtcgtttttttactttccttgccctattaccataggcaaggaaagtattgcttttcaaaaaaatttaaggtaccctaatttcattttttctatacgtttcattttGTAGGTGAAACTGGACTAGGAAAGTCCACTCTGATGGACTCTCTGTTCAATACAAGCTTTGAGTCTACACCGAGTCCACACAATCTGCCCTCTGTCAAGCTAAAGGCACACACTTACGAATTGCAGGAGAGCAATGTGCGATTGAAGGTAAGTATCTTcgaaatattttcttaaatcttttttattttgaataaaacgtTTGTAATCGTCACAATCTCctatcatagaggaaagatagcgtaagaagatattccatggtataggtagtttatgttaCGAATTTCAAGCCCATTTTTTGTCaacccaagccgattactgttgtctattattagtgtttttacTTGGTGAGAGCATaaaaacggcacagtatgagagactaccagcgtcacaaagATTCTCGAAAAAgaattacgtggactatcggcttcagttaaaagtgaaatttgcaacatgaacgccctataaatatgaattaataccatggtatatcttcttatactatttttttctctccatattTTTACTTAGTCAAACATTTTTCTAGATAAAGAAGTCTACTAgagttgaatgaatgaataatgaataaaaaaggcCTTTATCAAGATACTTACctaagaataaaaaacaaaaaaaatcataaaaacattaatttcataatgcataattaattattcaaggaAATAAGAAAACAAACTAAGCCATTCAATTTTGGCATAACCGAGAAGGTTGTCTGCCAGGAGTCGGTTATCAATatatttgtgaaaaaattttaaatattaagagaaaaatATACACTAAAAATAAATACGTATATACTAGAGTTTAACAATGGTTTAACAACCGATACTACTTTCTCAAACCTGTTGAAATAACAAGAGTGACTTACTGTTAACAAAATCAATAATGCCAACTAGAGTTTAACAATGGTTTAACAACCGATACTACTTTCTCAAACCTGTTGAAATAACAAAACAGTGACTTACATAAATCATAGTATACTAATCATAGTACAtaaataccaagaaattgtcaaaaaaccacagattcattgataattagaaagaccggtctcaGTTATTACACCATGTTCAATCTCTGGTACAGATTTTATAGTGAATctttgtttatcagagattgacaatggtgtaataaccgaaaccagtctttctaagtatcaataaatctgtgtttttttgacaatttcttagtctttttcatttaatatgaataatcaccacaaAAAGTACCTGTTGGTCCTCccagaaataatttttttaatgaaaatttgtGTATCTGAATAAATAGATTAACAAATGATAAAAAGTATCACAAGTAAAGTAATTATAGGCTgaaacagctatagtgaggttcacgttataatggcagtgtgtgatttgcaatggtgttgctatccttgtctattgttcaacaaagcagatggcgctatctctttcacgcattg
The window above is part of the Nilaparvata lugens isolate BPH chromosome 12, ASM1435652v1, whole genome shotgun sequence genome. Proteins encoded here:
- the LOC111051574 gene encoding neurobeachin, which codes for MSEIKAPPHGELKRPEEVVRIAMEDNLKFGLLTAFIKVGQVSNRDLVNSVLHLDGAYMSPGLVRRY